One Setaria viridis chromosome 3, Setaria_viridis_v4.0, whole genome shotgun sequence DNA window includes the following coding sequences:
- the LOC117849146 gene encoding scarecrow-like protein 3 yields the protein MSLMNSSNNGKAVVKDEVSSSMAMEGVTRTTFQPVTLENNAHHQAPLDSSGRDDKIKGQGHIGSSTHEVEPSSLAPSMPEPAMTAWKKPLGFRELMQHCVTALDAGNIAVVNADLLAMSHLALAACNGDPTQRVAFAFAEALGRRALQSTLPGLSWGLGLQLVQQPAPQYADAARRCFDALCPFLRVAASAANQTIVTAMAAEKHVHVVDLGGTSPNQWLDLLRLFTAARPEGAPVLRLSVVSEQEAFLSRTAGLLTQEAVRLHVPFIFNPVRSHIDRFSAPDIAALGVHLGEALVITSTLQLHRLIADETSVQLPAGPHQMTKADALLRVLCDLSPKLMLLTEQEADHNGASLWDRVSNAFNYYVALFNDLEAGGGAPRESVDRAAVERLLLREEIMDIVARDGSSRRERHESMKRWAQRMGVAGFKPAPVMSYNQFEDAGLQALQLAADGTLRYWVRNEDASIISIYSRMTPIFSVTAWRPAKKNGK from the coding sequence ATGAATTCAAGTAACAACGGCAAGGCTGTGGTCAAGGATGAGGTCTCTTCATCGATGGCGATGGAGGGTGTGACTCGGACAACATTCCAGCCGGTGACCCTCGAGAACAATGCTCATCACCAAGCGCCGCTGGATAGCTCCGGCAGAGATGACAAGATCAAGGGCCAAGGACATATCGGGAGCAGCACCCATGAGGTGGAGCCGTCGTCTTTGGCACCCAGCATGCCAGAGCCTGCTATGACGGCGTGGAAGAAACCCCTTGGATTCAGAGAGCTGATGCAGCACTGCGTCACCGCGCTGGACGCCGGGAACATCGCGGTGGTGAACGCCGATCTGCTGGCCATGTCGCACCTCGCCCTCGCGGCCTGCAATGGCGACCCCACGCAGCGCGTGGCGTTTGCCTTCGCCGAGGCGCTCGGACGGCGCGCGCTGCAGAGTACGCTGCCGGGCCTGTCCTGGGGGCTAGGGCTCCAGCTCGTCCAGCAGCCCGCGCCACAGTACGCCGACGCTGCCCGCCGCTGCTTCGACGCGCTGTGCCCGTTCCTCCGcgtcgccgcctcggccgccaaCCAGACCATCGTTACGGCGATGGCGGCCGAGAAGCACGTGCACGTCGTTGACCTCGGCGGCACCAGCCCGAACCAGTGGCTCGACCTGCTCCGTCTCTTCACCGCCGCGCGTCCTGAGGGTGCGCCTGTCTTGCGCCTGAGCGTCGTCAGCGAGCAGGAAGCATTCCTCTCCCGCACTGCCGGGCTGCTCACCCAGGAGGCCGTGCGCCTGCACGTCCCCTTCATCTTCAACCCAGTGCGGTCTCACATCGACCGCTTCTCCGCTCCGGACATTGCGGCCCTCGGCGTGCATCTCGGCGAGGCTTTGGTGATCACATCCACCCTGCAGCTCCACCGCCTGATCGCCGACGAGACCAGCGTTCAGCTACCAGCCGGACCACATCAGATGACGAAGGCGGACGCGCTCCTCCGCGTCCTCTGCGACCTGTCGCCGAAGCTGATGCTGCTGACGGAGCAGGAGGCCGACCACAATGGCGCCAGCCTCTGGGACCGCGTCAGCAACGCCTTCAACTACTACGTTGCCCTCTTCAACGATCTCgaagccggcggtggcgcgccgcGTGAGTCAGTGGACCGCGCGGCCGTTGAGCGGCTGCTGCTCCGGGAGGAGATCATGGACATCGTCGCCCGGGACGGCTCCTCACGGCGGGAGCGCCATGAGAGCATGAAGAGATGGGCGCAGAGGATGGGCGTCGCTGGGTTCAAGCCTGCTCCGGTGATGTCTTACAACCAGTTTGAGGACGCCGGGCTGCAGGCGCTGCAGCTGGCAGCCGACGGCACACTCAGGTACTGGGTGAGGAACGAGGACGCGTCCATCATCAGCATCTACTCGCGCATGACGCCGATCTTCTCAGTGACCGCGTGGCGGCCGGCTAAGAAGAACGGTAAGTGA
- the LOC117848476 gene encoding lipase has protein sequence MEPRRWLAAAVLMCLLVLCGGRELKTKHAPIYDPALARTLAEYTSAVYTADLTQLFTWTCERCGDLTEGFEVIELIVDVKNCLQAYVGFARDMNAVIVVFRGTQENSIQNWIEDLFWKQLDLDYPGMPEAKVHSGFYSAYHNTTLRDGVVRGIQKTREVYGNIPIMVAGHSMGGAMASFCALDLVVNFGLKDVILMTFGQPRIGNAVFASNFKGYLPNAIRVTNAHDIVPHLPPYYRYFPQKTYHHFPREVWIHSVGLGSFVYSIEEICDGSGEDPACSRSVSGNSVQDHIHYLGISMHAESRGHCRIVTDDTSLQYKMDPNGNIVFSKQPGLSDDELHSAQ, from the exons ATGGAGCCGCGGAGGTGGCTCGCGGCCGCTGTTTTGATGTGCCTGCTAGTGCTTTGCGGCGGGAGAG AACTGAAGACCAAACATGCGCCCATATATGACCCAGCCCTTGCCCGGACGCTTGCTGAATATACTTCTGCT GTCTATACTGCTGACCTGACCCAATTGTTTACATGGACGTGTGAAAGATGTGGCGACTTAACGGAG GGGTTTGAGGTGATAGAGCTGATTGTTGATGTGAAAAACTGTTTACAG GCATATGTTGGATTTGCTAGAGATATGAATGCAGTTATAGTTGTGTTCAGGGGCACTCAAGAAAACAG CATCCAGAATTGGATAGAGGACTTATTTTGGAAACAACTTGATCTCGACTACCCGGGCATGCCTGAAGCAAAG GTTCACAGTGGATTTTATTCTGCTTACCATAACACAACATTGCGTGACGGAGTTGTCAGAGGTATTCAAAAGACCAGGGAAGTCTATGGTAATATTCCTATCATGGTCGCAGGACACTCCATGGGAGGAGCTATGGCTTCATTTTGTGCCCTTGATCTTGTT GTTAACTTTGGGTTAAAGGATGTGATTCTCATGACATTTGGACAACCTCGGATTGGCAATGCTGTTTTTGCTTCTAATTTCAAAGGATATTTGCCAAATGCAATCCGAGTGACCAATGCACACGACATTGTGCCTCATTTACCCCCATACTACCGCTACTTCCCACAAAAGACATACCACCATTTTCCACGAGAA GTATGGATTCATAGTGTTGGCCTAGGAAGTTTTGTATATTCAATAGAGGAAATTTGTGACGGTTCTGGAGAAGACCCAGCTTGTAGCAG GTCTGTGAGTGGAAACAGCGTGCAGGACCATATACACTATCTTGGCATCAGTATGCATGCCGAGTCAAGGGGACATTGCAGAATCGTCACGGATGATACATCTCTGCAGTATAAGATGGATCCTAATGGCAACATTGTGTTCTCCAAGCAGCCTGGTTTATCAGACGATGAGCTACATAGTGCACAGTGA
- the LOC117848475 gene encoding receptor-like cytoplasmic kinase 185 isoform X1: protein MGCLPCFGSAGEGAAKKGGARKDGSSDRRVTRVGSDKSKPQGGSDSKKDAVILREGNNQHIAAHTFTFRELAAATKNFRQDCLLGEGGFGRVYKGRLENGQVVAVKQLDRNGLQGNREFLVEVLMLSLLHHDNLVNLIGYCADGDQRLLVYEFMPLGSLEDHLHDIPPDKEPLDWNTRMKIAAGAAKGLEYLHDKASPPVIYRDFKSSNILLGEGFHPKLSDFGLAKLGPVGDKTHVSTRVMGTYGYCAPEYAMTGQLTVKSDVYSFGVVFLELITGRKAIDNGKPHGEQNLVAWARPLFKDRRKFPKMADPLLQGRFPMRGLYQALAVAAMCLQEQAATRPFIGDVVTALSYLASQTYDPNAPVQHNRSNSSTPRASRGGGSNDQRRLRSPNHHSPDLRRREATTGPKYEAEVSRTNSGSGSGRQSGLDDVDMTVSQLGSPGHGGRKRESPRTAERQGAIAEAKTWGENSRGRN from the exons ATGGGCTGCCTGCCGTGCTTCGGGTCGGCTGGCGAGGGGGCGGCCAAGAAGGGCGGCGCGCGCAAGGACGGCTCGTCGGATCGCCGCGTTACCCGCGTCGGATCAG ATAAATCAAAACCACAGGGTGGATCGGATTCTAAGAAGGATGCAGTCATCCTGAGGGAGGGGAACAATCAACATATTGCAGCACACACTTTCACTTTTCGTGAACTTGCTGCTGCCACAAAGAACTTCAGACAAGATTGTTTATTGGGTGAAGGAGGTTTTGGCCGTGTTTATAAAGGACGTTTAGAGAATGGGCAG GTCGTTGCAGTGAAGCAACTTGATCGCAATGGCCTTCAAGGAAATAGGGAGTTTCTGGTTGAGGTTCTGATGCTGAGTCTATTGCACCATGACAACCTGGTCAACCTAATTGGATACTGTGCTGATGGGGACCAACGTCTTCTTGTATATGAGTTTATGCCATTGGGATCACTTGAGGATCATTTGCATG ATATTCCACCTGATAAGGAACCTCTGGACTGGAATACACGGATGAAGATTGCTGCGGGTGCTGCCAAGGGCTTAGAGTACTTGCATGACAAGGCAAGTCCTCCTGTTATTTACAGGGATTTCAAGTCCTCAAACATTCTACTTGGTGAAGGGTTTCATCCAAAGCTATCGGACTTTGGCCTTGCCAAACTTGGCCCTGTTGGTGACAAGACTCATGTTTCAACACGTGTTATGGGAACTTATGGCTATTGTGCCCCAGAGTATGCAATGACAGGGCAGCTTACAGTTAAATCTGATGTATATAGTTTTggtgttgtgttccttgaactGATTACTGGCCGGAAAGCAATTGACAACGGCAAGCCCCATGGAGAGCAAAACCTAGTTGCATGG GCTCGTCCTCTATTCAAGGACCGCCGGAAATTTCCTAAAATGGCTGATCCGTTACTTCAGGGCCGCTTCCCCATGAGGGGCCTGTATCAGGCTTTAGCCGTTGCTGCAATGTGTTTGCAGGAGCAAGCTGCTACACGCCCCTTTATAGGTGATGTGGTAACTGCTCTTTCATACCTAGCTTCTCAGACGTACGATCCAAATGCACCTGTTCAACATAATCGGAGCAATTCATCTACTCCGAGGGCTAGCCGAGGTGGCGGGAGCAATGACCAACGCCGTCTCCGCTCACCGAATCACCATTCTCCAGATTTGAGGAGAAGGGAAGCAACCACAGGACCAAAATATGAAGCTGAGGTTAGCAGGACAAATTCTGGTAGTGGTTCTGGTCGTCAGTCTGGCTTGGATGACGTGGATATGACAGTTTCGCAATTGGGTAGTCCTGGTCATGGAGGAAGAAAGAGGGAATCTCCTAGGACTGCGGAAAGGCAGGGTGCCATTGCAGAGGCCAAAACATGGGGGGAGAATTCGAGAGGGAGAAATTGA
- the LOC117848475 gene encoding receptor-like cytoplasmic kinase 185 isoform X2: protein MLSLLHHDNLVNLIGYCADGDQRLLVYEFMPLGSLEDHLHDIPPDKEPLDWNTRMKIAAGAAKGLEYLHDKASPPVIYRDFKSSNILLGEGFHPKLSDFGLAKLGPVGDKTHVSTRVMGTYGYCAPEYAMTGQLTVKSDVYSFGVVFLELITGRKAIDNGKPHGEQNLVAWARPLFKDRRKFPKMADPLLQGRFPMRGLYQALAVAAMCLQEQAATRPFIGDVVTALSYLASQTYDPNAPVQHNRSNSSTPRASRGGGSNDQRRLRSPNHHSPDLRRREATTGPKYEAEVSRTNSGSGSGRQSGLDDVDMTVSQLGSPGHGGRKRESPRTAERQGAIAEAKTWGENSRGRN, encoded by the exons ATGCTGAGTCTATTGCACCATGACAACCTGGTCAACCTAATTGGATACTGTGCTGATGGGGACCAACGTCTTCTTGTATATGAGTTTATGCCATTGGGATCACTTGAGGATCATTTGCATG ATATTCCACCTGATAAGGAACCTCTGGACTGGAATACACGGATGAAGATTGCTGCGGGTGCTGCCAAGGGCTTAGAGTACTTGCATGACAAGGCAAGTCCTCCTGTTATTTACAGGGATTTCAAGTCCTCAAACATTCTACTTGGTGAAGGGTTTCATCCAAAGCTATCGGACTTTGGCCTTGCCAAACTTGGCCCTGTTGGTGACAAGACTCATGTTTCAACACGTGTTATGGGAACTTATGGCTATTGTGCCCCAGAGTATGCAATGACAGGGCAGCTTACAGTTAAATCTGATGTATATAGTTTTggtgttgtgttccttgaactGATTACTGGCCGGAAAGCAATTGACAACGGCAAGCCCCATGGAGAGCAAAACCTAGTTGCATGG GCTCGTCCTCTATTCAAGGACCGCCGGAAATTTCCTAAAATGGCTGATCCGTTACTTCAGGGCCGCTTCCCCATGAGGGGCCTGTATCAGGCTTTAGCCGTTGCTGCAATGTGTTTGCAGGAGCAAGCTGCTACACGCCCCTTTATAGGTGATGTGGTAACTGCTCTTTCATACCTAGCTTCTCAGACGTACGATCCAAATGCACCTGTTCAACATAATCGGAGCAATTCATCTACTCCGAGGGCTAGCCGAGGTGGCGGGAGCAATGACCAACGCCGTCTCCGCTCACCGAATCACCATTCTCCAGATTTGAGGAGAAGGGAAGCAACCACAGGACCAAAATATGAAGCTGAGGTTAGCAGGACAAATTCTGGTAGTGGTTCTGGTCGTCAGTCTGGCTTGGATGACGTGGATATGACAGTTTCGCAATTGGGTAGTCCTGGTCATGGAGGAAGAAAGAGGGAATCTCCTAGGACTGCGGAAAGGCAGGGTGCCATTGCAGAGGCCAAAACATGGGGGGAGAATTCGAGAGGGAGAAATTGA